Genomic segment of Paenibacillus sp. FSL R5-0912:
GAATATGAAACGTAACTACTCAACCCAGCTCTCGGCCCAGAACTGAATTTGCTGCATAACCGGCTCAAGCGCCCGGCCTTTGACCGTTAATTCATACTCAATGCGCACCGGTGTTTCCGGATATACATGACGTACCAGAATGCCTTCACATTCCAGATCCTTCATACGCTCGGACAGCATCTTGTCGCTCATTGTCGGAATCAGTCCGGAAATATCCTTGAACCGCTTAGGGCCGCTCATCAATGTCTGAATAATAAGTCCA
This window contains:
- a CDS encoding winged helix-turn-helix transcriptional regulator, which translates into the protein MEEHQLTMCPRFETAFSFLGKRWNGLIIQTLMSGPKRFKDISGLIPTMSDKMLSERMKDLECEGILVRHVYPETPVRIEYELTVKGRALEPVMQQIQFWAESWVE